One genomic region from Clostridia bacterium encodes:
- a CDS encoding c-type cytochrome gives MRQKISSLWHTLFGDPGRAFGVVSLMLLVLLASVPAKNHFSEWRHYQNQYQRLVRGRAEAVTLEKHMPQGIQQIWIPEQGVVDRCTTCHVALKETSLRDIQEQPFRTHPPIPHNLSEFGCVTCHRGQGPATTVEEAHHTTLAWEQPILSARYVESGCGQCHLNHLTGTPKLNEGRHLLAREGCVRCHMLTMADGVVMQGADDPPSLVHIADKTTREWMFAWIKDPQRYSSTATMPNFGLSDDDVRDITAFLVAQSAPLQPNAPKSTATPGTATDLQAGTSLYGESFCASCHATQNAAGNKVGGDLGPELTKIGTKAKPEWLQAWLRNPGDYDPDTKMPHYRFDDKQVATLTAFLMAKKDDDLLANVHLPNATPEQVKHGRALVFEYGCASCHGINGIKKPENFAPDLSREGSKPFAQIAFPADVPHTLPDFIVAKVRKPRAFGPSLKMPQFTLTEQQIDAITTALMAQTDRAQTQPVNMRVAGYHESKYQPAGKAGQLMNDLRCFSCHAINGHGGDMAPDLTWEGTSVQRKWLADFLKNPETLRPTLIRRMPKFNLSDTEINILTDYIMTVYQTPAFDRDEIPAAALTPAMAEQGRELFYGKYACQSCHIVDSKADKGYIGPALWSVGTRLNAAWVYHWLKDPQSLRAGSLEPDQHMTDVDARALTAFLMSQKLSQKSSGKQVAKK, from the coding sequence ATGCGACAGAAAATCAGTTCTCTGTGGCATACGCTGTTTGGCGATCCTGGCCGCGCGTTCGGAGTCGTCAGTCTTATGCTGCTGGTATTGTTGGCTAGTGTTCCAGCCAAGAACCACTTCAGTGAATGGCGACATTATCAGAATCAATACCAAAGATTGGTGCGTGGCCGTGCCGAAGCGGTCACACTCGAAAAGCACATGCCGCAAGGCATTCAGCAGATTTGGATTCCCGAACAGGGAGTCGTTGATCGTTGCACGACGTGCCATGTCGCATTAAAAGAGACCAGTCTCCGCGATATACAGGAGCAGCCGTTCCGAACGCATCCACCGATTCCGCATAACCTCAGCGAGTTCGGGTGCGTGACATGCCATCGCGGCCAGGGTCCGGCGACGACCGTCGAAGAAGCGCACCATACTACGCTCGCGTGGGAACAGCCGATCTTGTCGGCGCGCTATGTCGAATCCGGCTGCGGCCAGTGTCACTTGAATCATTTGACAGGGACCCCAAAGCTGAACGAAGGCAGGCACCTACTTGCCCGTGAAGGCTGTGTCCGCTGCCACATGCTCACGATGGCAGACGGTGTGGTAATGCAAGGCGCAGATGATCCGCCGTCACTCGTTCACATTGCCGACAAAACTACGCGCGAGTGGATGTTCGCCTGGATCAAAGACCCGCAGAGGTATTCGTCTACAGCGACGATGCCGAACTTCGGTCTAAGCGACGACGATGTAAGGGACATCACGGCGTTTCTCGTCGCACAGAGCGCACCACTTCAGCCGAATGCACCGAAGTCGACCGCGACGCCAGGCACGGCCACCGATCTGCAGGCAGGCACGAGCCTGTATGGGGAATCGTTCTGCGCCTCGTGCCATGCAACTCAGAATGCCGCCGGGAACAAGGTGGGAGGTGACCTGGGGCCCGAGTTGACGAAGATCGGAACAAAGGCGAAGCCGGAATGGTTACAGGCCTGGCTGCGCAATCCGGGCGACTACGATCCGGATACCAAGATGCCGCACTATCGCTTCGATGATAAGCAGGTCGCCACGCTGACCGCCTTCCTGATGGCGAAAAAGGATGATGACCTGCTGGCCAATGTTCACCTGCCGAACGCGACACCTGAACAGGTAAAGCACGGACGAGCGCTCGTCTTCGAGTACGGTTGCGCATCGTGTCACGGGATCAACGGGATCAAGAAGCCGGAGAACTTTGCTCCCGACCTGAGCCGCGAAGGCAGCAAGCCGTTCGCGCAGATCGCGTTTCCGGCGGACGTACCGCACACGCTGCCCGACTTCATCGTCGCAAAGGTGAGAAAGCCGCGCGCGTTCGGACCAAGCCTCAAAATGCCGCAATTCACACTCACCGAGCAGCAGATCGACGCGATTACGACCGCGTTGATGGCGCAGACCGATCGCGCACAGACACAACCGGTCAACATGCGAGTGGCTGGATACCACGAGTCGAAGTATCAGCCCGCTGGCAAAGCTGGTCAGCTCATGAACGACCTCCGTTGCTTCAGTTGCCACGCCATCAATGGACACGGCGGCGACATGGCGCCTGATCTCACATGGGAGGGCACCTCGGTACAGCGCAAGTGGCTGGCAGATTTCCTGAAAAATCCGGAGACGCTTCGCCCCACACTCATCCGCCGCATGCCGAAGTTCAACTTGAGCGACACAGAGATCAATATTCTGACCGACTACATCATGACGGTCTATCAGACCCCTGCTTTTGATCGCGACGAAATTCCTGCTGCCGCTCTCACGCCCGCGATGGCCGAGCAGGGACGCGAGTTGTTCTACGGCAAGTACGCCTGCCAGTCTTGCCACATAGTGGATTCAAAGGCGGATAAGGGATACATCGGGCCTGCGTTGTGGAGCGTGGGGACTCGCTTGAACGCCGCGTGGGTGTATCACTGGCTTAAAGATCCGCAGAGCCTGCGTGCCGGGTCGCTAGAACCCGATCAGCATATGACCGATGTTGACGCCCGCGCACTCACAGCATTTCTTATGTCTCAGAAATTGTCTCAGAAATCGAGCGGAAAGCAGGTGGCGAAGAAATGA
- a CDS encoding cytochrome b N-terminal domain-containing protein — MANKIQSYWDRLRASRVWSSVFRSGPGGSRLHDALAVQQNVFLHLFSVKARKRLLGFSATWYLGALTFAAFLILVITGVLLMLYYHPSVPQAYNDMKDLQFVVSSGVFLRNLHRWSAHAMVLLVFAHMCKVFYRGAYRPPREFNWVIGVILLLITLLLSYTGYLLPWDQLAFWAVTVGSNIASAVPIAGKHIRFLLLGGNQVNANALLRFYVLHCVILPIVATFFIAIHFWRIRKDGGLYAPPPNVVADDIQPKSAAASEGTLR; from the coding sequence ATGGCAAACAAGATTCAATCCTACTGGGACAGACTGCGTGCCAGCCGTGTCTGGAGCAGCGTCTTCCGCAGCGGCCCCGGAGGCAGCCGCTTGCATGATGCTCTTGCGGTGCAGCAGAACGTGTTCTTGCACCTGTTCTCGGTTAAGGCACGCAAGCGTTTGCTCGGATTCAGTGCAACGTGGTATCTGGGCGCGCTGACCTTTGCCGCGTTCCTCATTCTGGTGATTACTGGCGTGCTGCTGATGCTCTACTATCATCCGTCGGTGCCGCAAGCCTATAACGACATGAAGGATTTGCAGTTCGTCGTTTCGTCGGGCGTGTTCCTGCGCAACCTGCACCGATGGTCTGCGCACGCAATGGTCCTCCTTGTGTTCGCGCATATGTGCAAGGTGTTCTACCGGGGCGCTTACCGTCCACCGCGCGAATTCAACTGGGTGATCGGCGTAATCCTGCTGCTGATTACGCTGCTGCTCAGTTACACCGGCTACCTGCTGCCGTGGGATCAACTGGCGTTCTGGGCGGTGACAGTTGGAAGCAATATCGCTTCAGCCGTTCCGATCGCAGGTAAGCACATCCGGTTCCTTCTGCTCGGCGGCAACCAGGTGAACGCCAACGCACTCCTGCGTTTCTATGTGCTGCACTGCGTGATTCTGCCGATCGTCGCGACCTTCTTTATTGCGATCCACTTCTGGCGTATCCGCAAAGATGGTGGACTGTATGCCCCACCGCCAAATGTAGTCGCCGACGACATCCAGCCTAAATCTGCTGCCGCATCGGAAGGAACTCTACGATGA
- a CDS encoding ubiquinol-cytochrome c reductase iron-sulfur subunit, whose translation MADEVKKKVVEPPGPGDAQLWRMGVEDERINWSRRQFFVKLGTASIAVAGLGTVVFAYQFLSPNVLYEPSLVVNAGKPQGYPPDSVTLDVANRIYIVHSTEGFYALDAVCTHLGCVTAWKPEQHIIACPCHGSKFNPDGTKIEGPAPKPLPWKRVWVSDEGNLMVDRGADVAVRQYVRV comes from the coding sequence ATGGCAGACGAAGTTAAGAAGAAGGTTGTTGAACCGCCGGGACCGGGCGACGCGCAACTTTGGCGCATGGGCGTGGAAGACGAACGTATTAATTGGAGCCGTCGTCAGTTCTTCGTCAAATTGGGTACCGCCTCAATCGCCGTAGCCGGACTCGGGACAGTCGTGTTCGCGTACCAGTTTCTCTCTCCGAATGTCCTATATGAGCCTTCGCTGGTGGTGAACGCTGGCAAACCACAGGGTTATCCGCCGGACTCGGTCACTCTGGACGTAGCGAATCGGATTTACATCGTGCACTCGACCGAAGGGTTCTATGCACTCGACGCGGTGTGCACACACCTGGGGTGCGTGACCGCGTGGAAACCCGAACAACACATCATCGCGTGTCCGTGTCACGGCAGTAAGTTCAATCCTGACGGAACGAAAATCGAAGGGCCGGCGCCTAAGCCCCTTCCGTGGAAACGCGTGTGGGTTAGCGACGAAGGCAACCTGATGGTAGACCGCGGCGCCGATGTTGCCGTGCGTCAGTACGTGAGAGTCTGA
- a CDS encoding FAD-dependent oxidoreductase: MLKRFLDKRVDKDWLNTNFPCMMACPAHTNAGRYVGLIAEGRFEEAYRHARDPNPLASICGRVCAHPCESACRRGEIDKPIAIRALKRFLTERYGPESRHPLPMPKAAETLRYKVAVIGGGPVGLSAAHDLALMGYQVTIFEAAPVAGGMLYLGIPEYRLPRNVVEAQVREILETGAITIKLNQAAGRDFTISDLRRQGFDAVLIAVGAHRSRDLSIPGVQLDGVHRGVEFLLNVNLGYKFTIGKKVIVIGGGNVAMDVARSAAREVLREHGADDEFVPKDENIVAVATHEMVDISLSALRMGAREVHLVCLERRDEMPAALEEIEEAEAEGIIIHAGLGPKRILGQNGHVTALETLETKWVFDEQHRFNPAFYENSERQLECDTIIMAIGQAAKLDFIKPEDGLQVSQRGLISVNRENLMTTAPGVFAGGDCAFGPRLIIDSVGDGKRAAIGIDEYLRGHKHAEPQIEVEILGRHRMLHDFMTLARPLVPMQPLERRTGITEVEIGYDEQSAMEEARRCLRCWINTVFEGNPADGSECVLCGGCIDVCPEECLRLVPLEQIEFEPGTLEAIRKNPEMFDVELNGVAAEELGIITGTAMIKDETRCIRCGLCALRCPVNTITMEAYHLAPVEPTGLISIRTFDVAAPQSSAPRPPVEKK; the protein is encoded by the coding sequence ATGCTAAAGCGTTTTCTGGATAAGAGAGTTGACAAGGATTGGTTGAACACCAATTTCCCCTGCATGATGGCGTGTCCCGCGCATACGAATGCCGGCCGCTACGTGGGGTTGATCGCTGAGGGACGCTTTGAGGAAGCGTACCGTCATGCGCGCGATCCTAATCCGCTGGCTAGCATTTGCGGACGAGTCTGCGCTCATCCGTGCGAATCAGCGTGCCGCCGAGGCGAAATCGATAAGCCTATCGCGATCCGCGCCCTCAAGCGATTCCTGACTGAACGTTACGGACCGGAGTCGCGCCATCCGTTGCCGATGCCGAAAGCGGCGGAGACACTGCGGTACAAGGTTGCCGTTATCGGCGGCGGACCAGTCGGACTCTCAGCGGCACATGACCTGGCGCTCATGGGGTATCAGGTCACAATTTTCGAGGCCGCACCGGTCGCGGGCGGAATGCTGTATCTCGGCATCCCTGAGTACCGCCTGCCGCGCAACGTTGTAGAAGCACAGGTACGAGAAATCCTCGAGACCGGTGCGATCACAATCAAACTCAATCAAGCTGCCGGTCGCGACTTCACTATCAGTGACTTGAGGCGACAGGGCTTCGACGCAGTGCTGATTGCCGTTGGTGCTCATCGCAGCCGAGACCTGAGCATTCCGGGTGTCCAACTTGACGGTGTGCACCGCGGCGTCGAGTTCCTGCTAAATGTCAATCTTGGATACAAGTTCACGATTGGTAAGAAGGTGATCGTCATCGGCGGCGGCAACGTCGCGATGGATGTAGCACGTTCAGCGGCACGCGAGGTGCTGCGCGAGCACGGCGCTGACGACGAGTTCGTGCCGAAAGACGAGAACATCGTTGCGGTCGCGACGCATGAGATGGTGGATATATCTCTCTCCGCACTGCGCATGGGCGCGCGCGAGGTCCACCTCGTCTGCCTCGAACGACGTGATGAGATGCCCGCCGCGCTTGAAGAAATTGAGGAGGCCGAAGCCGAAGGAATCATTATCCATGCCGGCCTCGGTCCGAAGCGCATTCTGGGACAGAACGGGCATGTCACGGCTCTTGAGACGCTTGAGACAAAGTGGGTTTTCGACGAGCAGCACCGTTTCAATCCGGCTTTTTACGAGAACAGCGAAAGACAACTGGAGTGCGACACCATCATCATGGCAATCGGGCAGGCGGCGAAGCTCGATTTCATCAAGCCTGAAGATGGTTTGCAGGTCTCCCAGCGAGGACTGATCAGCGTCAACCGCGAAAACCTGATGACCACCGCGCCTGGCGTCTTCGCAGGAGGCGATTGCGCTTTTGGGCCGCGATTGATCATCGACAGCGTCGGCGATGGCAAGCGAGCCGCCATCGGCATTGACGAATACCTTCGCGGCCACAAACACGCGGAGCCACAAATCGAGGTTGAGATCCTCGGCCGTCACCGCATGCTCCACGATTTCATGACGCTGGCGCGGCCTTTAGTACCAATGCAGCCGTTGGAGCGGCGAACCGGCATTACCGAAGTTGAGATCGGATATGACGAGCAGTCCGCGATGGAAGAGGCTCGCCGGTGCCTGCGCTGCTGGATCAACACCGTGTTTGAGGGTAATCCGGCTGATGGTTCTGAATGCGTGCTGTGTGGCGGATGTATCGACGTCTGTCCCGAAGAATGTCTGCGCCTGGTTCCGCTGGAGCAGATCGAGTTCGAGCCCGGAACACTGGAAGCAATTCGCAAGAACCCGGAAATGTTTGACGTCGAGCTGAACGGCGTTGCAGCGGAAGAACTGGGAATCATCACCGGAACGGCCATGATCAAGGACGAGACGCGCTGCATCCGGTGCGGTCTGTGCGCGCTTCGCTGCCCAGTGAACACAATCACTATGGAGGCGTACCACCTCGCTCCGGTCGAGCCCACCGGACTGATTTCCATCCGGACGTTTGATGTTGCGGCGCCCCAGTCGAGCGCCCCGCGACCGCCAGTGGAGAAGAAATAG
- a CDS encoding carboxypeptidase regulatory-like domain-containing protein: MNRKLMLPVLFVIAATVAVSAGDLGGKVSGVSGKSVVYVDAISGKPFPPADKHPVMDQKSLQFQPHILVVQQGTTVDFLNSDNVQHNVFWPSIGGDKKAGHNLGTWPKGEKKSFKFDHPGVAPLLCNVHPEMAGYIVVSPTPYFAETDESGNYTIKDVPDGQYTVTAWHEGAKPKSQPVKVAAASKSDFTLSK; the protein is encoded by the coding sequence ATGAATCGCAAGTTGATGCTTCCTGTTTTGTTCGTTATCGCAGCAACTGTCGCAGTTAGTGCCGGCGACCTCGGTGGCAAGGTATCGGGCGTGAGTGGCAAATCAGTGGTCTACGTTGACGCCATTTCCGGCAAGCCGTTTCCGCCAGCTGACAAGCATCCAGTCATGGATCAGAAGAGCCTGCAGTTCCAGCCGCACATCCTGGTCGTGCAACAAGGGACGACCGTTGATTTCCTGAACAGTGACAACGTACAGCATAACGTGTTCTGGCCGTCGATTGGTGGGGACAAGAAGGCTGGTCACAATCTCGGTACGTGGCCCAAGGGCGAGAAAAAATCGTTCAAGTTCGACCATCCTGGGGTCGCGCCGCTGCTGTGCAATGTGCACCCGGAAATGGCCGGCTACATCGTCGTGAGTCCAACGCCCTATTTCGCCGAAACCGATGAGAGTGGGAACTACACCATCAAGGATGTTCCCGACGGGCAATACACGGTCACGGCATGGCACGAGGGTGCCAAACCGAAGTCGCAACCGGTGAAAGTGGCGGCCGCGAGCAAGTCTGATTTCACGCTGAGCAAGTAA
- a CDS encoding PKD domain-containing protein: MRNCFILIAAIFVLATTVSATTPVQPTTTLARETGNNTSASSTFKTQSNGNIAPGNVSKMPISSLLYAGNRTKIYVHLMPWFGTTSHMNVGYESADAAQVARQVADMQSRGIQGAIVDWYGPNSTHHNQATIYLRDEAARRGNFQFAITEDVGALKKCAATVGCDLSQQVISDLTYAYKTFEQSPAYMREAGRPVVFFFGMDAYSLDWSRIRANTPGNPLFIFRNSGAFSKIYGDGGFGWVGISSDSTSMGLGYLDNFYATSLRYPNEWTYGSGYKGFNDTLASWGKNRIVNQQCGQTWLKTMAEAGKYYSASNQLNALQIVTWNDYEEGTEIETGIDNCVSVSASMSGTTLNWSITGQESTIDHYTVFISLDGQNLMPVDDVAAGTNTLDMSGYAFGPDAYTLYVKAVGKATLLNQMSAAVSWNVLISNKPPVAKLSVTPTSGIDSVTANATTAGSSDPDGSIASYHIDFGDGTVAKTASASHKYSTPGSYTVTATVTDNRGAQDTATASVTVIANQPPQARVSVSPATGIAPVVVSASATASTDADGTIASTQIAWGDGSTTNAASGTHTYSTPGAYTVTATVTDDLGETSKTSATVNIAGNQAPAAKLALSPTAGNAPVTVTASTSGSTDVDGSIASSIINWGDGTSSAGPSASHTYSTAGTYAVRGTVTDNLGATSSASGTVTVSAAGENKPPVAKLSLTPARGIAPVTVTASTSGSYDPDGSIASTTINWGDGSSTAAATASHIYRVPGTYTVTATVTDRKGASARATSTITVFGVKILTPTSNAIVGSPARVAATATGNVAITAMKIYVDYVAVYSVRANKLDTYIGLTKGTHRVVVQAWDMAGTVYKSTVFVTVK, encoded by the coding sequence GTGCGGAATTGCTTCATCTTAATCGCGGCGATATTTGTGCTCGCGACAACGGTTTCGGCCACTACACCGGTTCAACCCACAACCACGCTGGCCAGGGAAACGGGAAACAACACCAGCGCTTCATCCACGTTCAAGACGCAATCGAATGGCAACATCGCTCCCGGGAACGTGAGCAAGATGCCGATCAGTTCGTTACTCTACGCAGGCAATCGCACAAAGATTTACGTACATCTGATGCCATGGTTCGGTACCACGTCGCACATGAACGTCGGCTACGAGTCGGCGGATGCGGCGCAGGTCGCCCGCCAGGTCGCCGACATGCAGAGCCGCGGCATACAAGGCGCAATCGTCGATTGGTACGGACCGAACAGCACGCATCACAATCAGGCGACCATCTATCTGCGAGATGAAGCGGCACGGCGCGGAAACTTCCAGTTCGCGATTACAGAAGACGTCGGCGCACTGAAGAAATGTGCTGCCACTGTGGGCTGCGATCTTTCCCAGCAGGTCATCAGCGACCTGACCTACGCTTACAAAACCTTTGAGCAATCTCCGGCATACATGCGCGAGGCGGGACGCCCGGTTGTGTTCTTTTTCGGCATGGATGCTTACTCGCTCGACTGGTCGCGCATTCGCGCCAACACGCCTGGTAATCCGCTATTTATCTTCCGTAATTCAGGTGCGTTCTCAAAGATATACGGCGACGGCGGTTTCGGCTGGGTCGGCATCTCGAGTGATAGCACGAGCATGGGTCTCGGATATCTCGACAATTTCTATGCAACGTCGCTGCGGTATCCCAACGAATGGACTTACGGTTCGGGCTACAAGGGATTCAACGACACGCTGGCGTCGTGGGGGAAGAATCGCATCGTAAATCAGCAATGCGGCCAGACGTGGCTCAAGACAATGGCCGAGGCAGGGAAGTACTACAGCGCGAGCAATCAGCTCAATGCGCTGCAAATCGTTACATGGAACGACTACGAAGAGGGCACTGAGATTGAGACGGGCATCGACAATTGCGTCAGCGTAAGTGCGTCGATGAGCGGGACGACGTTGAACTGGAGCATCACCGGGCAGGAGAGCACGATCGATCACTACACGGTCTTCATCTCTCTGGACGGACAGAACCTCATGCCGGTGGACGATGTCGCGGCGGGCACAAACACTCTAGATATGAGCGGCTATGCTTTCGGGCCCGATGCCTACACCCTATATGTGAAGGCCGTGGGAAAGGCGACTCTGCTCAACCAAATGTCGGCTGCCGTATCTTGGAACGTGTTGATCTCGAACAAGCCGCCGGTTGCCAAACTCTCTGTCACGCCAACCAGCGGCATTGATTCGGTTACCGCCAACGCAACCACCGCAGGCTCCAGCGATCCGGACGGCAGCATTGCCAGCTATCACATCGACTTTGGCGACGGCACCGTTGCCAAAACGGCGAGCGCGTCGCACAAGTATTCCACTCCGGGCTCGTACACGGTCACGGCAACGGTGACTGACAACCGCGGCGCGCAAGACACAGCGACAGCTTCGGTGACGGTCATCGCGAATCAGCCGCCACAAGCTCGCGTGTCGGTGTCGCCGGCCACGGGCATAGCGCCGGTCGTGGTCTCGGCTTCTGCAACGGCTTCCACGGATGCGGACGGGACCATCGCTTCCACTCAGATTGCCTGGGGAGACGGTTCGACAACCAACGCTGCGAGCGGCACCCATACTTATTCCACTCCTGGCGCCTACACGGTAACAGCGACGGTCACAGATGATTTGGGCGAAACATCCAAGACGAGTGCGACGGTGAACATCGCGGGCAACCAGGCTCCGGCCGCAAAACTGGCGCTGAGTCCGACCGCCGGTAACGCTCCGGTGACGGTGACGGCGTCCACTTCCGGCTCCACGGACGTTGACGGAAGTATCGCGTCTTCGATCATCAACTGGGGCGACGGCACGTCCAGCGCCGGCCCAAGCGCTTCCCACACCTACTCAACCGCAGGTACGTACGCGGTGAGAGGGACTGTAACCGACAACCTCGGAGCAACCTCTTCTGCATCCGGCACAGTCACGGTTTCGGCCGCTGGGGAGAACAAGCCGCCGGTGGCGAAGCTCTCGCTGACGCCAGCCAGGGGCATCGCTCCTGTTACGGTCACGGCTTCGACGAGCGGCTCGTACGATCCGGATGGCTCCATCGCTTCCACTACTATTAACTGGGGTGACGGCTCATCCACGGCCGCTGCCACCGCGTCACACATCTACCGGGTTCCGGGCACCTACACGGTGACCGCGACCGTGACGGACCGCAAGGGAGCAAGCGCAAGGGCGACTTCCACGATAACGGTTTTCGGCGTGAAGATCCTGACGCCGACTAGCAACGCTATCGTTGGATCTCCGGCACGTGTCGCGGCCACCGCAACTGGGAACGTCGCTATAACGGCCATGAAAATCTATGTAGATTACGTCGCGGTCTATTCAGTGAGAGCGAACAAACTCGACACGTACATCGGACTGACAAAGGGCACGCACCGCGTCGTTGTGCAAGCCTGGGATATGGCGGGAACCGTTTACAAATCCACGGTCTTCGTGACGGTCAAGTAA